Sequence from the Panicum virgatum strain AP13 chromosome 5N, P.virgatum_v5, whole genome shotgun sequence genome:
TAATATTCTAGTGACATTAAAAGcaccgagggccatgtccgtgcccagcagaggcctaagagggtccgacgccataggggtggttagacatatctgatgtttgtatctctgatgtttatttgtaatgagatagttgtggaccgcttatttatacacttcaacgttcgcctctgatcactctcgtattttccattacaatCAATAtatggtatgtttatacttcgatactccattacgactaagtacgattcaaactcgacattatgtacatgtccagtgaatgcaagtttggtacgagacatacatacaagcataatacaacattaacaatattaaatgcgaatacatcttaaaccgatgaacatcatatgttatagatcatggcatgaaatcatttaggtcgtcatcccagttgacagatggtggtgctgcagatggtgtagtatggctcgacgaacctcttggctttccctttctctcttttctgattctaggttcatgtacagggggatgaacatcatgtgttggaggccatagtttggggggcatgaagtcatccatgtcatcatcccagttaacacaagtttgtgctgcaagtggtgcaacatgacttgacgaacctcttgactttccctttgtctcctttctgattctaggttcatgtacagggggaggaacatcatgtgttggatgccatggtttggggggcatgaagtcatccatgtcatcatcccagttaacacaagtttgtgctgcaggtggtgcaacatgacttgacgaacttccgggcatctgttcttgcgcaggccaagtactatcacccgaagatcttatccgcctccttcgtctagtttgcggcataagtccaccaccgaagatacataccaatttacagaaatttggtatcgttttgttaatcaactccgtgtcctcggggtaatcctagcatataattaaaaaacaatgttactatttcataaatatggattcgaaatgacggacgggattacaactgaatgagagttaccttaatgtgcatctcatacacctctggccgcatccatatcttacaagaactttgtaagaatccaatgatattaggatgattcgctagttcacatactctcatgtatatcttccgacgttctatcaggtgtccctttacatcttgcgtcgtaatacctcgaaataatgtgaaatctttaaactctactactttggacaacactatctctatcgtaccatccgctaacggatccaacttcttactgataacaagatgggtcatgatatcaagtattatactagatttttcttcggtccatgaaaatcctccgcaatttgaggcagccattgccttatgctgcaatatcaataaggcactttcataattctattctaattcataattaatttttttaaaaagtctgtaatagtattgaaattgtaatactaaacgagtgttctaaagcaccaaatctaatacagctaatccactaattaaattaaattggtatacaatatcaatggattcatacggaagttacctgtagatcaggagtacgcaattcggcagagcttcgccgcttttcttctcctcacccctctctttttttctgaatttttagactCAAATGACAAAGAGAATGGCGGCGAATGGTGGCCAGGGGTTAAAATAGGGGAGAGggagcctgtcgcccccccccacgggcgacaggcccccctctttttttttcctccagggacttttttgcaaatttgaagaaaaaaaattacatttgagccctgtcgcccctcatagggcgaccggggtatatttttgaaattttccaaaatagacatatatttttgaaattttaaatttttttaaatataaaaaagaaaaaatcgctCCTGTTACTAGACCCAGCACTGCCTTTGGCTTAGCCCAAATTCCAATTGGACTTGATTGGATTTGGGCCTATTTGGACATGGAATGGACTTGTATTCTCTTGCTTCAAATCCTATAGAACTAGATTTtagaataatcatcaaaagGGCAACGGAAAAAAAGGAatatttatttgtttattttcttctaCTTTTCGAACCAATCAAAACTTGCCACGTCCTAAGACAAATTAACTGGAAAAAACAACACGGTACCCAACTGAATTGGTTATTTCCAATCTTCCGCTTTCTCAAGAAACACAAACAACGTGCTGTCGTCAGGGACTCAGGGTGACACCTCTGCTCTGCGAGTGTATCCTTCAAAGGCCAGACACTACCACTCTGTTCGTTGGGCTGGAGCTAGAGCCGGTGGCTGGAATGGTGTGAGATAAAAATaatgttggctggctggtggctggaaacTGGTGCTGAAGCGGTGTGAGATGAAAACACTGTTGagctggaggctgctggagctgccgaacagaGTTCACATAGTTGTTGGGAGTCCATGAACCATGATACATATAGGCAATGGGGATCATCATGGAACAGCCTTTGCAGGGCATACACATGGTCATCATCGTCTCTAAATAAACAATCATTGTGGTTAGCAAGTATACATTTGAAAACAATGTATATATATACCGAAACACTGTGACGACAAATATAAACACGGTCTCATGGCAAGTGCCGTGTGCAAGGTCTAACCTTCCAATAACTGCTAGCACAGGCATAGTTGTGGAGCTCGAGAAAAGAAGCCTCTGTGTTTGTCTTCCTCCTACCATCTCCTCGATTGGTTCCGTTGAAGCAACTCAGATAAACTAAACTTCGGGGTGGCGTGGGCTAAGCTTAAAGCCCAAATGGGGGTCTAGTTGGGCTCGCGCGGGCCCAGGCAGGAAACACGGCCCATCAGACAAACAACAATTGGTGGTGGTGGACAGGAAGGAAAGGAAGGCGCCCTGCCGCCGAGCCGACGGAGTCTGCAATGCACCGCCGTGCGCGGCCTCGTCGCCTACCGAGGGAGGAGATGGAGATGCGAGCCCCCTTCCTTGACGAGAAACCCTCGGATCAAACGGGATCTTCCGTTGGTTTGGTACTTTGGTTGGTTGGTGGCAGCCACCACCCGGACCCGGCAGCAACACCAAAGGCAACCAACCTCGTTGGTTGCAATTGACGGCCACCAACATTTCCCCCGCCCTGCGCTGCCTCGTCGCCTCCGCCGGCCCAatgccctccctcctctccctccctggcACGTACATAACCCACCGCCACCGGGCCCTGCCGCTCCCGCTCCCCTCCCGTCCGCCACCGCGCCGAGCCACCTCGCccgcctcgccatggcctcctccctcccgcccTCCTCTTCGCTCTCCACCCCGTCCTCCCACCCCGCCCCGCTCCAGCCCCGCATCCTCCTACCCACCCAGCCGCCCCGCCTCCCCCTGCTCCCCTTCTCGCGCgccctcccgctcccgctccgccTCCGCATTACGCGTCCCATCCTCCCTGCGCTCCCCCACTcgcactcctcctcctccggcggcggcggcggcggcgacgacggccacaacaacaacaacaacagcggCGGGGATGGACAAGGGGATGCCGGTCCCGATAACCGCGGCGAGGCGCTGTTCGTGCTCGCGCAGCTGGGGAGGAAGCTCGACACCCTGCCCTccgatctcgccgccgccgtcgagggcgGCCGCGTCACGGGGGAGATCGTGCGCCGCTTCAACCAACTCGAGGCCTCCGCGCTCTTCCGCTGGCTGCTCCAGTTCCGGGGCTTCAGGGAGCGCCTCCTCGCCGACGACCTCTTCCTCGCCAAGCTCGCCATGGAGTGTGGCGTCGGTATCATCGCCAAGGTTTttagttctctctctctctctctctctctctctctctctctctctctctctctctctctctctctctctctctctctacatcccccaagcttctccacctttttgttttttttttgtaaataagACCCAATTGTCTTGTACAGGTACGACTACATTGCGTCCAACTGTAAAACGCTACCTCCAATCTAACGGCTTTTGAATTCGTCGTTTCTTCAGACTGCAGCAGAGTAtgagaagaggagagagaattttgtcaaagagattgatattgtCATAGCTGATGTGGTACGCCTAACTGCTCTCATCTCATACCTCCCAACTTTCTTTTTTGTCATTGTTCTTTGTTTTATGAATTCTCAACTATAATAATATCATACTAAGCTTATAACAAATTCTTCAGTGTCACCTTTGCACCAGTACACTAAGATTGGAACTGAAGATCTTTTTCACTTTACGTCCTAATATAAAATCTTTGCCGTTGAACTTTCTGAAGTTTGACCACAAATATCCTTGGAACCATCAAAATTGACTAAGTGAAAAGTATCTTACCAGGTTTAGACTTCAGAAGCTCTTTAGTAAAACTGTAGGTTTATTAGCATCAAGTATCACGAAATTAGAAATGTCATCATAAAAAAACAAGGGAGATTTTCTCTCTCTCAAAATTTATTAATGGTAGCTGGTTTCTGCTGTTGGTTAAACTAGCTTTACCAGAGGGCTCTATGATATTAACTACATATGTGTAGCAGCAGCACTCTTTGTTCAAAGGGCTGGTTATGGTTAGGACATATATATACTACTGGTGAAATTTGGAAATAGGATCCAGTTCATCTAATGAGGATGAGGCTTGCTACCTTGTTGAATAATCATGTCTGGAAGCACAACAATTGCAACACTCCAAATATGTTAGAACTCTGGCTTTATTACGATGGAAACATACTGTTTTTTTCTCGTTATTTTCATTATTATTACTGAAATAATGGAAATATATTTCTCAGTTTTTGTGACCTCAAGTTTTCAGTGGTTTCACTTTACCAATTATAAGAGCACCGCCTTCTGATACCACATGATTTTTACCTGATTATTGTACTTTGAACTCCTCTGATATCAAATCTAATTCAGTTGTTCCCTCTGATACTACCCAGGTCATGGCAATTGTTGCAGATTTCATGCTTGTCTATCTTCCTGCTCCAACTGTATCTTTGCAGCCACCACTTGCAAGGAATGCTGGAGCTATTGCCAACTTTTTCCATAACTGCCCAGATAATGCTTTCCAAGTAAAGTAACTGTTTCCCTTTTCCTATAATCGAATAGACTTCATCATCCCCATGTACTCGAAAACATGTTATGCCACTCTTTTGCAGATTGCTTTGGCTGGAAGGTCATTCTCACTTCTGCAGAGGCTAGGAGCTATACTGGTAAAGTAGATTCATTGCTATAGACAATTAACTATTATGATTATCAGTTACTTTGATTTATTTGCCAGCTATGTTGATCAACTAATGGCAGTGGCTTCTTTGCAGAGGAATGGTGCAAAGCTTTTCGCAGTAGGAACTACTGCTTCTCTGGTAAGTTTGTTTATTTCATAACTATACTGTGATGACCTTCATCAGCAGTATCTTTTGATCTTTTGCTATAAAACTACCGttattttcttttctgaagGATACACAGTTGGATGTGATCCTATTATGAAGTAACATTTCTAGAAAAGGGAGAGTTTATGCTAGCAATATGTTACTTTTACgtgtaaaaaaatatttgtggaACGAGTAATTGCATCATGTCCCATGAGATAGTTTTGTAAGGTTGCAATGTCTATGAACTTGTCATCTTTCCCAGATTGGCACTGGTGTCACCAATGCTTCGATCAAAGCAAGGAAGGCTGTTGATAAGGACCTTGAGGACGAAGTCGAGGATATTCCAGTTGTATCAACTAGTGTTGCCTATGGTGTATACATGGCAATTTCTAGTAACCTCAGGTAAACAGAGTCCCAAGATAGTTTAACATACAAACAAGACATGCTTAAGCTCTTTAAATATCTGATTAATTTTGTCCTCTGGTTTCACAATGAGAGAGAGGGACTAAGCCCTTCAATCGAATTTGCAGTATTGATTCTTCCCCCCCATTGAGACAGACAACCACTGTAAAACATTTGGCAAATAGCTGCAGACGATGCTCGTGTTAACAGTTGGTTTGCTATTCACAGTTCCGCTCCTTTTTAACACCAGAAATATGTATACTTCATCAGGTATCAGATTCTTGCTGGTGTGATCGAACAGAGGATGCTGGAGCCACTGCTGCACAACCACAAGCTACTACtgagtgcaatgtgttttgCCGTTCGTACGGGCAACACATTCCTTGGCTCTTTGCTGTGAGTACCGTTCACCTCGCTGGAATTTGAAATATTGTATCCTCTATCCTGTTACTG
This genomic interval carries:
- the LOC120676365 gene encoding protein RETICULATA-RELATED 4, chloroplastic-like; this encodes MASSLPPSSSLSTPSSHPAPLQPRILLPTQPPRLPLLPFSRALPLPLRLRITRPILPALPHSHSSSSGGGGGGDDGHNNNNNSGGDGQGDAGPDNRGEALFVLAQLGRKLDTLPSDLAAAVEGGRVTGEIVRRFNQLEASALFRWLLQFRGFRERLLADDLFLAKLAMECGVGIIAKTAAEYEKRRENFVKEIDIVIADVVMAIVADFMLVYLPAPTVSLQPPLARNAGAIANFFHNCPDNAFQIALAGRSFSLLQRLGAILRNGAKLFAVGTTASLIGTGVTNASIKARKAVDKDLEDEVEDIPVVSTSVAYGVYMAISSNLRYQILAGVIEQRMLEPLLHNHKLLLSAMCFAVRTGNTFLGSLLWVDYARFVGVQKIKEEA